The genomic window CCCGGTAGATAAGACGGTATTCCCTGACGATCAGCTCGCGAATGGCTGTCTGGCGGGTTTCGGGGACGATCCGGCCCCTTTGGTAGAACCTGTCAAGCGAGTTTCCGGCATCCAGGAGTTCGCGGATGACAGCCGCTGCGTATGAGGCAGAGTCCCGGGCGATGTAGTCGGCAATGGCTTCCAGATCGGAGACGGCATCGTGCGTCCAGACTATCGACCGAGCCATTTCTTCATCCTTTTTTCAGCAGCCTCGGTCGAGATGACCTTCCCCTCGTCGGCCTGTTTCAGCCCCCGCTCGATTTTCTGAAGAACATAGATGTGATACTGGATATCCTCCATCGAGCAGTCCTCGGGCAGGTGCCTGAGAAGCTTGTTG from Syntrophaceae bacterium includes these protein-coding regions:
- a CDS encoding type II toxin-antitoxin system RelE/ParE family toxin, translating into MARSIVWTHDAVSDLEAIADYIARDSASYAAAVIRELLDAGNSLDRFYQRGRIVPETRQTAIRELIVREYRLIYRVEKTRIVIVTIVHGRRDLRKLWAKAEKNKKQ